A section of the Salinigranum marinum genome encodes:
- a CDS encoding dihydrolipoyl dehydrogenase, translating into MTDFDVLVIGGGTGNNVAAAAADAGLSTALVEPGPLGGTCLNRGCNPSKMLIQAANAVNHVRDAERFHVDAALDGVDHAAVVDEMEALLGGISEGMQARYREKENLTLFDEYTRFVDDRTVVLGGAEVTAEKVVVAAGSRPIVPPIDGLDEIDYLTSQDALSLRETPDNLVVMGGGYIAVELGYFFDAMGADVTIVEMMDSLVPREDGDVADAFTEIAAKRHEVHTGYRVTAVEGTAAGVRVRAETEGGDELVADGDEVLVALGRRPNSDTLDLEDTNVAVDDRGFIETNEYLETTAEGVWAQGDIAGNALFKHAGDYETRVTVSNVVRDETRAIDLSAMPHTIFTEPQIAGVGATEAELVDGGVEYVVGRADYADSAMGRAKKLDHGFVKVLASPDGEILGAHAIGYEASTLLHEAVLAMRAELTVDEVAGTIHAHPTLSKIVEAAFRDVPA; encoded by the coding sequence ATGACCGACTTCGACGTCCTCGTCATCGGTGGCGGAACCGGGAACAACGTCGCGGCGGCGGCGGCCGACGCCGGGCTTTCGACGGCGCTCGTCGAACCGGGGCCGCTCGGAGGGACGTGTCTCAACCGCGGCTGCAACCCGTCGAAGATGCTTATTCAGGCCGCTAACGCGGTGAACCACGTCCGGGACGCTGAACGGTTCCACGTCGACGCGGCGCTCGACGGCGTCGACCACGCGGCGGTCGTCGACGAGATGGAAGCGCTCCTCGGCGGGATCTCCGAAGGGATGCAAGCGCGGTATCGCGAGAAGGAGAACCTCACGCTGTTCGACGAGTACACGCGGTTCGTCGACGACCGGACGGTCGTGCTCGGTGGCGCCGAAGTCACCGCCGAGAAGGTCGTCGTCGCGGCGGGGAGCCGTCCGATCGTGCCGCCGATCGACGGCCTCGACGAGATCGACTACCTCACCAGTCAGGACGCCCTCTCGCTGCGAGAGACCCCGGACAACCTCGTCGTCATGGGCGGCGGGTACATCGCCGTCGAACTGGGCTACTTCTTCGACGCGATGGGCGCTGACGTGACCATCGTCGAGATGATGGATTCGCTGGTCCCGCGCGAAGACGGGGACGTCGCCGACGCGTTCACCGAAATCGCCGCCAAGCGGCACGAAGTCCACACCGGCTATCGCGTGACCGCCGTCGAGGGGACGGCCGCCGGCGTCCGCGTGCGCGCCGAAACCGAAGGCGGAGACGAACTCGTCGCCGACGGGGACGAGGTGTTGGTCGCGCTCGGGCGACGACCCAACAGCGATACGCTGGACCTGGAGGACACGAACGTCGCGGTCGACGACCGGGGGTTCATCGAGACGAACGAGTACCTCGAGACGACCGCGGAGGGCGTCTGGGCGCAGGGTGACATCGCCGGGAACGCCCTGTTCAAGCACGCCGGCGACTACGAGACGCGTGTTACCGTCTCGAACGTCGTCCGGGACGAAACGCGAGCGATCGACCTCTCAGCGATGCCACACACGATCTTCACCGAACCGCAGATCGCCGGCGTCGGGGCCACTGAGGCGGAACTCGTCGACGGAGGGGTCGAGTACGTCGTCGGACGGGCCGACTACGCCGACTCGGCGATGGGGCGAGCGAAAAAACTCGACCACGGCTTCGTGAAGGTGCTCGCCTCGCCCGACGGCGAGATCCTGGGTGCACACGCCATCGGATACGAGGCGTCGACCCTGCTCCACGAGGCGGTCCTCGCGATGCGCGCCGAGCTCACCGTCGACGAGGTCGCCGGGACGATCCACGCCCACCCGACGCTGAGCAAGATCGTCGAAGCGGCGTTTCGAGACGTCCCGGCGTAG
- a CDS encoding patatin-like phospholipase family protein, producing the protein MSEGERTRVAIACQGGGSHTAFTAGVLKGLFREWDDADELVGISGTSGGAFNALAAWYGLVTADMERSIELLDALWEDLAADSVSDRLANNWVVGLSRIESSGFPAPQLSPYLTPGSTVGKNRIKRVLERHIDFDAVPDLCRRDTPELVVGTVNINAGIFETFTNEDVTPEAVLASAAVPHLFEAVEINGHYHWDGLFSQNPPIDDLMTVDADRKPDELWVIQVNPQEREGEPTSLEAIADRRNELSGNISLNQELRVIERVNEWVDAGHLPEGEFTRTEIHRIPMGRAYHCSTKVDRSPEFIQELTTLGERRAEEFRARL; encoded by the coding sequence ATGAGTGAGGGTGAACGGACGAGGGTCGCGATCGCCTGCCAGGGGGGTGGGAGTCACACCGCCTTTACCGCCGGCGTGCTGAAGGGGCTGTTCCGCGAGTGGGACGACGCGGACGAACTCGTCGGGATCAGCGGGACGTCCGGCGGGGCGTTCAACGCGCTCGCGGCGTGGTACGGTCTCGTCACGGCCGACATGGAGCGGTCGATCGAACTGCTCGACGCGCTCTGGGAGGATCTCGCAGCCGATAGCGTCTCCGACCGACTCGCCAACAACTGGGTCGTCGGTCTCTCTCGAATCGAGAGCAGTGGCTTTCCCGCTCCACAGCTCAGTCCGTATCTCACACCCGGTTCGACGGTCGGAAAGAACCGGATCAAACGAGTGCTCGAGCGGCACATCGACTTCGACGCGGTTCCCGACCTCTGTCGCCGTGACACGCCCGAACTCGTCGTCGGCACGGTGAACATCAACGCTGGCATCTTCGAGACGTTCACCAACGAGGATGTGACGCCGGAGGCGGTGCTCGCCAGCGCAGCGGTCCCTCATCTCTTCGAGGCGGTCGAGATCAACGGACACTACCACTGGGACGGGCTGTTCAGCCAGAATCCACCGATAGACGACCTGATGACGGTCGACGCCGACCGAAAGCCCGACGAGCTGTGGGTGATCCAGGTCAACCCTCAGGAGCGTGAGGGTGAACCGACCTCGCTCGAAGCGATCGCCGATCGCCGCAACGAACTGTCGGGCAACATCTCGTTGAATCAAGAACTCCGGGTCATCGAGCGCGTCAACGAGTGGGTCGACGCCGGCCACCTCCCCGAGGGCGAGTTCACGAGGACCGAGATCCACCGGATCCCGATGGGCCGGGCGTATCACTGCTCGACGAAGGTCGACCGGAGCCCGGAGTTCATCCAGGAGCTGACGACGTTGGGCGAGCGACGGGCCGAGGAGTTTCGAGCCCGACTGTAA
- a CDS encoding SDR family oxidoreductase gives MSTEFDLTEPELTADDLLVLNDPHFTPETTAVVTGAASGIGQATAVALAANDLTVVGADIDEGGLEATVDLADDVGASGEIHPVPTDLTDDADVETMIEVAAETGELRYVANIAGMQHIASIHEFPMERYDLLLDIMLRAPFLTAKLAMPHIRATDDGVGAIGNMSSVHGHYATQDKPAYITAKHGLQGLTRSIAAEGEGTLRGFSVSVGYVLTPLMVDQIEDTAEERGISERAVVEDVMLGQARTKEMMTPAEVANLFTFGFSRHGKHLNGGDLLWDGGYTTTYE, from the coding sequence ATGTCCACCGAGTTCGATCTCACGGAACCGGAGTTGACCGCCGACGACCTGCTCGTGCTGAACGATCCACACTTCACTCCCGAGACGACGGCCGTCGTGACGGGTGCGGCTTCGGGGATCGGCCAGGCCACGGCGGTCGCCCTCGCGGCGAACGACCTCACCGTCGTCGGCGCGGACATCGACGAAGGGGGACTCGAAGCGACGGTCGACCTCGCCGACGACGTCGGTGCGTCGGGGGAGATCCACCCAGTCCCGACCGATCTCACCGACGACGCCGACGTGGAGACGATGATCGAGGTCGCCGCGGAGACGGGTGAACTGAGATACGTCGCGAACATCGCCGGGATGCAACACATCGCGTCGATCCACGAGTTCCCGATGGAGCGGTACGACCTCCTCCTCGACATCATGCTGCGCGCTCCGTTCCTGACCGCGAAACTCGCGATGCCGCACATCCGCGCGACCGACGACGGCGTCGGCGCGATCGGCAACATGTCCTCGGTCCACGGCCACTACGCGACGCAGGACAAACCCGCATACATCACTGCCAAGCACGGGCTCCAGGGACTGACTCGGTCTATCGCTGCCGAGGGCGAAGGAACGCTCCGCGGCTTCTCGGTGAGCGTCGGATACGTCCTCACCCCGCTGATGGTCGACCAGATCGAGGACACTGCCGAGGAGCGCGGCATCTCCGAACGCGCGGTCGTCGAGGACGTGATGCTCGGACAGGCGCGCACGAAGGAGATGATGACACCGGCCGAGGTCGCGAACCTCTTCACGTTCGGCTTCTCCCGTCATGGCAAACATCTCAACGGCGGCGACCTGCTCTGGGACGGCGGCTACACCACGACGTATGAGTGA
- a CDS encoding carboxymuconolactone decarboxylase family protein — protein sequence MSRLPLLELDEIPDEYHDLFTDDYLGDRHIFRAWAHNPEVLEATLEYLNVLYDQLGDRRKELVILTVARARNARYEWHQHVDIARDRGVTIEEMRAIGGGELSLFDDAEFVLLQYARAVESGTVTDQIHDALTRHYAPSEVVAIGLLVDFYVGLCNYIASVDLPFEGGEFVGWTPNEELVTALFE from the coding sequence ATGTCACGACTCCCGCTGCTCGAACTCGATGAGATCCCCGACGAGTACCACGACCTGTTCACCGACGACTACCTCGGCGACCGCCACATCTTCCGCGCGTGGGCGCACAACCCCGAGGTCCTCGAAGCCACGCTGGAGTACCTGAACGTCCTGTACGACCAACTCGGCGACCGGCGCAAGGAACTGGTGATCCTCACCGTCGCGAGAGCCCGTAACGCTCGCTACGAGTGGCACCAACACGTCGACATCGCCCGCGACCGCGGCGTCACGATCGAGGAGATGAGAGCGATCGGCGGGGGTGAGCTGTCGCTGTTCGACGACGCCGAGTTCGTCCTCCTCCAGTACGCCCGTGCGGTCGAGTCCGGGACCGTCACCGACCAGATCCACGACGCGCTCACCCGACACTACGCGCCGAGCGAAGTCGTCGCCATCGGCCTGCTCGTCGACTTCTACGTCGGCCTGTGTAACTACATCGCCTCCGTCGACCTTCCGTTCGAGGGCGGGGAGTTCGTCGGCTGGACGCCGAACGAAGAGCTAGTCACAGCGCTCTTCGAGTAG